DNA from Rhodobacteraceae bacterium M382:
CCAAGTGCGCCACGGATTTGATCTCGACCTTGCCGCTGTCCGGATCGGTGTAGATCCCGGCATCAATCAGGCGCTGATCCAGACCATAGGCCTGCGATTGCAGCCCCATCAAATGGTCCCAGACGTCCAGCATATCGTTGCGGCTCTGGCGGATGCGCGGCACCTCAAAATCCAAGCGATCCATGGTCAGGCTCAGATCCGCCGAGATCGCGGCGACACCCTCAAACAGCGGCACCGGCGGCACCGGCCCGACAGGCGCAATGGCGGCAGGGCCAACCGTCGAGCCAATGCGCTGCATCAGATCAAACAGCGCGCCATTGGTGATCTCATCAAGCACCGCGTCGTGACGTTCAAAGGCGGCATCGGCCCGGGCATTGGCGGTCGCGATCTTGTCATTGATGACGTCAGCCAGATCCAATTCGCCCAGCTTGTGGCCAAAGGTTGTGACAGGTTCGAACCCGCTCCAGAGCGTGTCGCGGTTGGCGGCGATGGCACGGGCGCGCGCCAGATAATCGGTGTCGGGCAGACCATAGGGCAGGGCCAGCCAGCCCCGGCCAACCTCCTGGGTGGAGCCGGTGAACTCGGGTGCGACGGCACCGGGTTGCCAGATTTCCCAGGCCAGTCCGGAGCAGGTGGCGGCAATTTCGCCAGACCAGATCAAGCCAATCCCGACACGACGGTCGCGCCCGTCATTGTCGGTGATCGTGACGGGATAGGCGTCAAAGCCGGGAACCCCTCCGTCCACAATCGCCGTTGCGGTCAGCGGGCGTGGCGGGTCGGGCAGTTCCAGCGCGGCAACCGGGTCAAAGTCCTCGGGGTCGCGTTCGCGGGTGCTGAGAGAGACCAGCAGGCGGCGCAGATCATAGGCCACCTCGGCCACCTCAAAGGCCTTGCCGGAATAGCTGTTATAGGCGGAGGTCCAGAGCAGCGTCTGCAACGGGTGCAGGCCAAAATACTCGGGCGGCAGATGGAACTGGTGGCGGCGCAGGCGGCGCTGATCGGCGATTGCGGCGTCCGCCAATTGCCGGGCCTGTGCGCCGTTGAACACGGCGGGCAGGCGCAGCTCGAACAGGCGCTGGGTGCCGTCTTCGACCTCCCAGGCGGCGTTGGTCTGCGCCTCGAGCGTGGTGGCATTCCACAGGGCGTCGGGCGCGGTATGGCTGGGAACGATTGCGTTGTAGATCTGATCGGCGGTCGGGAAGGGATCAAAGTGACGGCGCTCACTGACCAGAACGTCGGCATCTGTAATATGGGCCACTGGTGCGTCATCGACCCCGACCTGAACAGTCCAAACCCCGCCCAGTTCGGCGATCTGGGCATTGGCGGCGTTCAGCAGTTCGGGGAACACCTGAGCGGGCTGTTCATCAAAGCGGAATTCGAACCCGGCCTCAAATTGCGCCCTGCCAAAGAACGGCGGCACATGATCACAGGCGTCCATGGCCGCCGCCCAATTGGCAACAGGCAGGTCTTCGGCTTCGCACGTCCCACCCCAAGTCCGACCATCGGGCAGGGCAATGCCGCGCATGCCATTATATAGGATCACCATCGGATTGCGGCTGCGCTCCCAGGTGGCGGGATCGCCCCAGCGATGGGAGCCGGTGCCGCCAACCGTGCTGTCCTTGCGCGGGTCATAAAGCGGAATGCCGATCAGCTCGAACCGCAGCGCGGGCACCCCGTCCTGGAACGCCGCCTGGGAATAATCATAGGTCAGAACCGCATAAGGAACCCCGGTGCCGATGTGATCCGTGGTCCAGGGGCGGTCGGGATCTGCGCCAAAGGCTGCGACCAGTTCGGCGTCCGCCGCCGTCTGGGTGCCGTCATAATAGCGCAGCCAGGCCCGGTCATAGCCATCGGCGGTGCGTTTGGACAGGATCGGGCGGCCATAGGTCTCGTGCACCTCGGCGTCGAAGTCGACCCATTCGCCGTCCATGGACAGGCGGCTCAGCGCAACGCCTGGAATGTCGCCGAGTTCGATCACCTCGACATAAAACCGCCGGTTGATGTCATAGGAACCGCGATAGACCAGATGGCCAGCGGTGGCATAAAGCCCCACGATGGTGCCCTGGGGATCGCGGCCACCATCGGTGGTGAACTTGGTTTGAATGCCGGTCGGGCGGTTCTTCTGCTTGCGCTTTTGCGAGAGCAGCGACAGGCCGACACTCAGAACGGTTCTGAGGCCAAAGCCAACCAACGCCTTGAGTGTAAATGCTGTTTTAAACGCCGTTCCAATGGCGGCAATCAACCCGGAGATCGGGTCAGCTGCGGCAACCGAGGGCAGGATCAGCAGCGCCAGGACGGCAAGGGCGAGAACGCGCATCATGGCCGGAACACCCGCACAGCGCGGCTTAGCGGCACAATGTCCAGGCCTTCGGGGGCCAGCACATGGATATGTGGCCCGCCGACAATGCCAAAATGCTCCTGGCCCTGATCAGAGAGGATGGCGATATCCCCAAGACGCAGGTCGGTGGCGGGCACCTCATAGAGATGGCTGGCGGCCAGATCACCCAGGGTGTCAAAGCCGGTTTCGCGCAACAGCTTGCGACCCTGGGCAAGGGATCTGTAGCCCCCGCGAAAGGCGGCACCAGGATGGTCGCCGGTGACAACAGCGACCCATCCGCCCGCCATCTGGGCGCAGTCGTGATCGCCGGGCTTGATGCGGCGATGCTTGAGGGCGTTCAGGTATCTCAGCAAAAGCAGGGGCAGGTGGCTCATCCGTTCTGCCCCCACGGAATGGAAACTTCGCCCGCGATATCGCTGTACTCGCGGAACCGATCATTGGGCGCGCGTTTCTGCAGTTCCTCATTGGAGCGCATCAGGGGCAGGGCCGTGGTCAGATCCCGCGCCGAGCTGACCACAACCACCTCCTGCACGGAATCGGAGTTCTTTGGCCCCAGATCCTCGGGCGCGGTGTCGAGATAGCCCTTGAGCATCCGGATCGGCGCGCCCAGCAGATTGCCACTGTTGATGTCAAAGGGTTGGGCGTGCAGTTCGACCTTGGCGCGGCGTGGCTCATAGCCCCGGATCAACTGGCGCACCTCATCGGCAAAAGGGGCCAGCTTGAAGCGGTGCTGGCGAATGGTGAAGCCGACCCCGGCGCTGATCAACGGCACGTCGATAAAGCTGCCCGACCCGAAATAGGTGCGGATCTCGCCCCCGATCAGGAATTCCTGATGATCATCGCCGGTCCAGAACCCGATACTTTCGGGCAGGTTGGTCTGGCGGTTGCGCGCGGTGACCCACAACAGCGCGTGACCCATGGTGCCGCGCCGTTCCAAAAACTGTGAGAGTTGTTCGGGGCTCAGAACCGGCATGGCTTACCTCAGCGTCTGGATAAAGGAGAAGGTGCCGCCCTCGGAGACTGTGGCGCGGCCCGCGCCATAATCGGCCTCGCGCAGAACCGCCTTCAGCACCGGGCGCTGGAGCGTGACGTCTGCGTCCAATGCCGCGCCGGGGCGCAGGAACGGCGTGACCTGGATCAGCGGCGTGGTGCCGACGCCATTGGCAACGGCACCGACCACGACCCGGTGATAGGCATAGCGGGACGGGTTGGCCCCATATCGAAAGCCCATCAGATCGCCGGTCGAGATCGTGTATCCGGCGGGCAGGCCCTTGAGCGCCAGTTCCTGATTGTTGGGATCCAGCGCAGCGATCCGCACGGTCGCGCCCCCCAGACCCACCGCGCCGGGATCCGCAAGCGGGCCGTTATGGCGGATGTCATGGATCAGCAGCGAGGCCCCGGGTTCTTCCAGCAGCGACAGCCGCGCCTCGATGGCGGCAATATGGCTGTGATACTCCTTGCCCAGGGTGATCTCGCCCTGCCACAGCCGGGAGCCGACGCCATGGGCGATCACCTCGCCGCCGCCGGTCTCGCTGAAGGAGACCGCGCGACCTGGGCGCATCTTGATCTTGGCAATGGGCACCATGTCAAAAAACTCGGCAACGGGAACCGGAAAACTCAGGGCCATGGGCTATCCTCTCACCAGGGGATCATCAGAGATGCGCTGCACCGCGCCCGGCAATTGCGTGCGCTCAAAATCGCGCACCACTTCGACGCTGACCTCTGCCGAGGTCTCGCGCATCCGGACCTCCAGCAGGGGCGAGGCCAACACTTCCAGACGCACGGTGGATTGCTGGGCGGCTCCGGATTGGGCGGTGCCGGCTGCGGTGACCGGCGTTGGCGGTGCCGGCACAAAGCTGGGTGCGCTGGGGATCATCTGGCCGGACGCGCCGACCAGTCCGCCATTCGCCAGCATCTGCGGGCGGGGTAAGGACAACATCTCCGGTGGCAGTCCGGCATTGATCGCTTCCAGCAAGGGGCGGTGCTGTCGGGTGGCCTGGGCATTGACCATGAACTCGCCAGGGCTGCCCAGGATCGGCACCTTGTCGGAGCGATCCCCGCCCGGACCCGTGACATAGCCACCATCGGCCAGCCCCAGCGCTCCGAGCGCCACGCCAATGATGCCGTCGCCGCCCATCCCGAACAGATCCGCCAGGGGACCTTCGCCAAAGAACACCGCTTCCAGGGCAGCGCGTTTGATGGCCTCGGCAATGCCGTCCCAACTGTCGGCATAAGCCCCGTTGATACCCAGCAGATCACTGATCCCGTCGCGGGCCAGATCCTTGAAGAAGTCCTGCATTTCGACCGCGCGTTCCGTGGCCTCTGTTTCTGCGACCCGCTCCCGGATCAGACCCTCAATGGCGCTGCGTTCGGCCTCGGTGGCCCCGATCAGCACTTCGCGGTGCCGGATCATCTCCTGCATCACCGGATCGGTCTCGCGCAGGATCTCCAGGCGTTCGCGTTCGCGCGCGATCAGCCGTTCAATGGCCTGACGTTCCCGGTCCAGCGCCTTGCCGCTGCCGCCTTTCCCGGTGCGGGACTTTGGCGGCGTATAGCCGGGGCGGTTTTCACGGGGGACCGGGCGATCCCGCAGGATCCGGCCAGCATCGTCACTTTCGCCGCGCGGATCAAAGAAATCGGGATTGTCGCCGGTAAGTGCATCCATGCGCGCGGCGCGGGCCGCGTCCAGGTTCTTGGCCAGCCGGTCGGCTTCATCCGCCGCCAAAGAGATATTGCCCGCCATATCAACCGAGGCAATGCCATTGGCCGCGTCCCAGGCGTCCATAAGGGCCTGCTTTTCGGCCTCGGCGATCCCCATCGCTTCGACCTTGGCCTCATATGCACGCCGCTCAGCCGACAGGCGCAGTTCGGCGACTTCGACGCTTTGCGCACCAAAGCTGTTGATCGCCTGTCGCAGGTCGCCCTGGTGCTGCAACTCGGCCAGCATGTCACGCGCCGCCTGGGCTTCGGCATTGGACAGGGCCAGCGTCTCGGCCCGCAGTTTGTGGGCGTTCTGCAGGTCTTTGAGTTCGCGGGCGCGGGCGTTCTTCAGGAACTCTTCGCCCTGGACACGGGTCTCGGAATAGCGTTGGCGGGCGGCGTTCTCCGGGGTTTTCTCAACCGCGTTGATCTCATAGAGCTTCTGCAGGATCTGTTCGAGCTGCAGCAGGCGCTCGGCTTCCGTGACGTTGATGTCGCCGGACAGTTCGGCCCCCCGGCGGTAGTTTGCCAACAGCGTTTCAACAGCGGCGATCTGGGCGTCGATGGGCAGGTCGGCGGCGTCTTCCAAAGCGCGGAAATCGTCGATGATTTCATCCAGGAGCCGTTTGACCGGGCGATGCGCCTTGCCGTTGAACCAGCGTGCCTCGAACAGCTCGCCCAATTCGTTGCGATCATCGATCTGGAAACTGTTCAGATCCAGATCGCTCTCATCGATGAGGGCTTCGACCGAGACCGGAATGGTGGCCTTGAGCTTCACCAGTTCAAGGTCCTTGATGCGTTGGAGTTGCGCGCGCGCGGCATCGGCTGCATCCCCAAACCTGTCACGCAGATCAGCGGTGTCGGTTTCCGCCGCCTCAGCCGCCTTGCGGTAGGTTTCGAGCTGGTCGGTCAGCTCGCCCAGAGCTTCTTCAAACGTCAGGGCTTCGCCGCTGGCGCTGGTCAGCCATTGGATCATCGCCGCACCCGCCGCAATGCCGCCAATGGTGATCAGATTGACCGGCGTCAAAAGTCTCAGAAACGCGGCTTTGAGGGAACTGACCGCACCGGCGGCCCCCATGTGGCCAATGACCTGGGTGATCTGGGTGCCTTGCTGAATGGCAAGCTGTAGCGGGTTCTGACCGGCGGCCAGCATGACACCGATGTCATTGAACTGGGCAGTCAGGTTGCCGACTTGACCGGCAGCAAGCCCATGCTGCACCCCCAACGACTGGGCTTTTTCCGCCGCCAGCTGTTCCTCGACGCTTAACCCGCCGACCTTGGTCTTGGCTTTGTCGGCGGCATTGCCCAGCTTTTCGGTGCTGGCACCCGCACCACTGGTTTTCTGATTGAGATTGGCGGCTGAGTTCTTGAGCTGATCCTGTTCGGAGCGCAGGCTTTTGAGTTCTGCCTTGGCAGAGGACCCATCCAGCCTCGCTTCGCCCTGAACAACAAATGCCATAGATCTTACCCGCTGTTGAGCGCCTGCCGCGCTGCATCTTCCATGATCCGGACGCCGTCCCAGAGGTCCGCGTCCACGTCGATCCCCGCCAGCGCCAGCCCGTCACGCGCGCCGCTGTAATCCAGTCCCAGCCACTGAACGCCGCCCTGGGGCAGGACAACGCTGCGCCATTGGGTGCAGACCTGCAGAAAGGCGGTGAGGGCGGGCAGGTTCATTGCCCAAAGGGCCGGGCCGCGCTGTCCTGGAAAGAACGCCTCGGGCAGATCCAGACCAAAAAAGGCGGCATCCTCGCGCGCCTCTTGGAAGCGATCCGAGCCGCCCAGGTCGCCGGTTGCCCAGGCGCGCCCGGCCCATCTCAGTTTCCCGCGCGGGCCTCGGTGATGCCCAGCGTGTAAGTCCGCAACAGACCACCGCGCACGTAAGGAAGCGCCAGCATGGTTTCCCGTGTCGCCTCGCTATAGGCCACCGGCTTGCCCTTTGCGTCGCACAGGTCATCAAAGGAAACGATCCGGGCGCGCAGGTGGTCCT
Protein-coding regions in this window:
- a CDS encoding phage tail length tape measure family protein, yielding MAFVVQGEARLDGSSAKAELKSLRSEQDQLKNSAANLNQKTSGAGASTEKLGNAADKAKTKVGGLSVEEQLAAEKAQSLGVQHGLAAGQVGNLTAQFNDIGVMLAAGQNPLQLAIQQGTQITQVIGHMGAAGAVSSLKAAFLRLLTPVNLITIGGIAAGAAMIQWLTSASGEALTFEEALGELTDQLETYRKAAEAAETDTADLRDRFGDAADAARAQLQRIKDLELVKLKATIPVSVEALIDESDLDLNSFQIDDRNELGELFEARWFNGKAHRPVKRLLDEIIDDFRALEDAADLPIDAQIAAVETLLANYRRGAELSGDINVTEAERLLQLEQILQKLYEINAVEKTPENAARQRYSETRVQGEEFLKNARARELKDLQNAHKLRAETLALSNAEAQAARDMLAELQHQGDLRQAINSFGAQSVEVAELRLSAERRAYEAKVEAMGIAEAEKQALMDAWDAANGIASVDMAGNISLAADEADRLAKNLDAARAARMDALTGDNPDFFDPRGESDDAGRILRDRPVPRENRPGYTPPKSRTGKGGSGKALDRERQAIERLIARERERLEILRETDPVMQEMIRHREVLIGATEAERSAIEGLIRERVAETEATERAVEMQDFFKDLARDGISDLLGINGAYADSWDGIAEAIKRAALEAVFFGEGPLADLFGMGGDGIIGVALGALGLADGGYVTGPGGDRSDKVPILGSPGEFMVNAQATRQHRPLLEAINAGLPPEMLSLPRPQMLANGGLVGASGQMIPSAPSFVPAPPTPVTAAGTAQSGAAQQSTVRLEVLASPLLEVRMRETSAEVSVEVVRDFERTQLPGAVQRISDDPLVRG
- a CDS encoding DUF1799 domain-containing protein, producing the protein MNLPALTAFLQVCTQWRSVVLPQGGVQWLGLDYSGARDGLALAGIDVDADLWDGVRIMEDAARQALNSG